A window from Populus trichocarpa isolate Nisqually-1 chromosome 3, P.trichocarpa_v4.1, whole genome shotgun sequence encodes these proteins:
- the LOC18110426 gene encoding UPF0481 protein At3g47200, producing the protein MREELEILHPSLDDCCIYRVPKRLRVLNEKAYTPQVVSIGPLHHGREEFKAMEEYKRRYLKDFLAWSELSLEDLIGVTEMEETRLRNCYAEAIELSSDVFVKMMLLDAAFIIMIMLKNYFLDFQSSNDRIFSRPWMIHDIRFDMILLENQLPFFFLNDLLKLSNPYKGYSLIAFTHGFLKGALGSWVTDNILNGINSSEVQHFVDFLRICQQPTKLPQPRKLKTLNMPSAAELRQAGVKLKLGSSKNLSDLKFNKSRGRLEIPRLLVIDQTEILFRNLQAFEQCNCSDKYVTNYITMINLLVCSTRDVEILVRKGIIENWLRDNDAVLSVLHNLDKENLIFLDNFYFSEIVEDLNKYCRKRRHKWNYFRNPWAIISVIAAAILLMLTVVQAACSIIQVV; encoded by the coding sequence ATGAGAGAGGAGTTGGAGATCTTGCATCCTTCACTTGATGACTGTTGCATTTACAGAGTCCCTAAGCGGTTGCGAGTGTTAAATGAAAAGGCCTACACACCACAAGTTGTCTCTATCGGCCCACTTCATCATGGCAGGGAAGAATTCAAAGCAATGGAAGAGTACAAAAGAAGGTATCTGAAAGATTTTCTTGCGTGGAGTGAATTAAGCTTGGAGGATTTGATTGGAGTTACTGAGATGGAAGAGACAAGGCTTCGTAATTGTTATGCGGAAGCAATTGAACTCAGTAGTGATGTTTTTGTGAAGATGATGCTGCTAGATGCCGCCTTCATCATTATGATCATGCTGAAAAACTATTTTCTAGACTTCCAGAGCAGCAACGATCGTATTTTCAGTAGACCATGGATGATTCATGATATAAGGTTTGACATGATCTTGCTTGAAAATCAGcttccattcttttttcttaatgacTTGCTTAAGCTATCCAACCCTTATAAAGGATATTCCTTGATAGCATTTACCCATGGGTTCTTGAAAGGTGCATTGGGTTCATGGGTGACAGATAACATATTAAATGGTATCAATTCGTCAGAAGTGCAACATTTTGTAGACTTTCTAAGAATCTGTCAGCAGCCAACAAAGCTTCCTCAGCCAAGGAAACTCAAAACTCTAAACATGCCGAGTGCAGCAGAGCTCCGTCAAGCTGGAGTCAAGTTAAAGCTGGGGTCGAGCAAGAATCTATCTGacttaaaattcaataaaagtaGAGGGAGACTGGAAATTCCACGATTACTAGTAATTGACCAGACAGAGATCTTATTCAGAAATCTTCAGGCATTTGAGCAATGCAATTGCAGTGACAAATATGTGACTAACTATATTACCATGATCAATTTGCTTGTCTGTAGTACCAGGGATGTGGAAATACTTGTTCGGAAAGGAATTATAGAAAACTGGCTGCGTGATAATGACGCCGTTTTAAGTGTTCTCCACAATCTTGACAAAGAAAATCTCATCTTCCTCGACAATTTCTACTTTTCTGAAATTGTTGAAGATCTGAATAAATACTGTAGAAAGCGGAGGCACAAATGGAATTATTTCCGTAATCCATGGGCCATAATATCTGTTATCGCTGCTGCTATTCTCCTCATGCTCACTGTGGTACAAGCTGCGTGCTCTATCATTCAAGTTGTTTAG